A region of Lycium barbarum isolate Lr01 chromosome 3, ASM1917538v2, whole genome shotgun sequence DNA encodes the following proteins:
- the LOC132632254 gene encoding histone acetyltransferase MCC1 isoform X1, producing MLNLKLSHNPLIQYRPIRTSDLEVLEKIHGDLFPIRYESEFFQNVVNGRDIVSWVAVDRNRPNGQSDELIGFVTARTVLAKDSDIEEFLRYDSSRSEQTLIYILTLGVADSYRNLGIASSLIHEVIKYASNIPTCRAVYLHVISYNNPAIYLYKKMSFQCVRRLSAFYFINGQHYDAYLFIYYVNGGRSPCSPFFQLERPLSKSAVANSWTIIFPRELIKLLVTCAKSGFKTVAAKLWRKEDRKPSKWFKFKEPGSLLPTKHNKRMSTEVAMPQFV from the exons ATGCTGAACCTCAAACTCTCTCACAATCCGCTCATACAATATCGCCCTATACGAACCTCTGATTTAGAAGTACTTGAGAAAATCCATGGGGATTTGTTCCCAATCAG GTATGAGTCTGAGTTCTTCCAAAATGTTGTCAATGGCCGGGACATTGTGTCATGGGTGGCTGTTGATCGTAATCGACCCAATGGGCAAAGTGACGAACTTATTGGATTTGTGACTGCCCGTACTGTTCTAGCAAAAGACAGTGAC ATAGAAGAATTTCTGAGATATGACTCATCGAGATCAGAGCAAACACTGATTTACATCTTGACTTTGGGGGTTGCAGACTCTTATAGAAATCTTGGAATAG CCAGTTCTCTAATTCACGAGGTCATAAAATATGCCTCGAACATCCCGACTTGTCGAGCAGTTTACCTACATGTGATCTCATATAATAACCCTGCCATATACTTGTACAAGAAAATGTCCTTTCAATGTGTGAGGAGGCTGTCTGCCTTTTATTTTATCAATGGTCAGCATTACGATGCGTACTTGTTCATCTACTATGTGAATGGTGGTCGCTCTCCTTGCTCACCTTT TTTTCAGTTAGAGAGGCCATTGAGCAAATCTGCTGTTGCAAACTCTTGGACCATTATATTTCCCAG AGAGCTCATTAAGCTTTTAGTTACTTGTGCAAAGAGTGGATTCAAGACGGTGGCTGCCAAGCTTTGGAGGAAAGAAGACAGAAAGCCTTCCAAGTGGTTCAAATTCAAAGAGCCTGGCTCCCTTCTTCCAACAAAACATAACAAGAGGATGTCGACCGAGGTTGCTATGCCTCAATTCGTTTAA
- the LOC132632254 gene encoding histone acetyltransferase MCC1 isoform X2: protein MLNLKLSHNPLIQYRPIRTSDLEVLEKIHGDLFPIRYESEFFQNVVNGRDIVSWVAVDRNRPNGQSDELIGFVTARTVLAKDSDIEEFLRYDSSRSEQTLIYILTLGVADSYRNLGIASSLIHEVIKYASNIPTCRAVYLHVISYNNPAIYLYKKMSFQCVRRLSAFYFINGQHYDAYLFIYYVNGGRSPCSPLELIKLLVTCAKSGFKTVAAKLWRKEDRKPSKWFKFKEPGSLLPTKHNKRMSTEVAMPQFV, encoded by the exons ATGCTGAACCTCAAACTCTCTCACAATCCGCTCATACAATATCGCCCTATACGAACCTCTGATTTAGAAGTACTTGAGAAAATCCATGGGGATTTGTTCCCAATCAG GTATGAGTCTGAGTTCTTCCAAAATGTTGTCAATGGCCGGGACATTGTGTCATGGGTGGCTGTTGATCGTAATCGACCCAATGGGCAAAGTGACGAACTTATTGGATTTGTGACTGCCCGTACTGTTCTAGCAAAAGACAGTGAC ATAGAAGAATTTCTGAGATATGACTCATCGAGATCAGAGCAAACACTGATTTACATCTTGACTTTGGGGGTTGCAGACTCTTATAGAAATCTTGGAATAG CCAGTTCTCTAATTCACGAGGTCATAAAATATGCCTCGAACATCCCGACTTGTCGAGCAGTTTACCTACATGTGATCTCATATAATAACCCTGCCATATACTTGTACAAGAAAATGTCCTTTCAATGTGTGAGGAGGCTGTCTGCCTTTTATTTTATCAATGGTCAGCATTACGATGCGTACTTGTTCATCTACTATGTGAATGGTGGTCGCTCTCCTTGCTCACCTTT AGAGCTCATTAAGCTTTTAGTTACTTGTGCAAAGAGTGGATTCAAGACGGTGGCTGCCAAGCTTTGGAGGAAAGAAGACAGAAAGCCTTCCAAGTGGTTCAAATTCAAAGAGCCTGGCTCCCTTCTTCCAACAAAACATAACAAGAGGATGTCGACCGAGGTTGCTATGCCTCAATTCGTTTAA